A genomic stretch from Kogia breviceps isolate mKogBre1 chromosome 1, mKogBre1 haplotype 1, whole genome shotgun sequence includes:
- the USP1 gene encoding ubiquitin carboxyl-terminal hydrolase 1, with the protein MPGVIPSESNGLSRGSPSKKNRLSLKFFQKKETKRALDFTDSQENEEKTSEYRGSEIDQVVPAAQSSPVNCEKRENLLPFVGLNNLGNTCYLNSILQVLYFCPGFKSGVKHLFNIISRKKEALKDEASQKDKGNCKEDSSASYELICSLQSLIISVEQLQASFLLNPEKYTDELATQPRRLLNTLRELNPMYEGYLQHDAQEVLQCILGNIQETCQLLKKEVKNVAELSTKVEEKHQKEEMSGNNSMEMDSMRHSEDYKEKLPKVNGKRKSDTEFGNMKKKVKVSKEHQSLEENQRQTRSKRKATVDSLDIPAKIIPKYISENESARPSQKKSRVKINWLKSAAKQPSIISKFCSLGKITTNQESKGQSKENEYDLEEDLGKYEKDNIANGCGLESPGNNVMPVNEVKPINKGAEQIGFELVEKLFQGQLVLRTRCLECESLTERREDFQDISVPVQEDELSKVEESSEISPEPKTEMKTLRWAISQFASVERIVGEDKYFCENCHHYTEAERSLLFDKMPEVITIHLKCFAASGLEFDCYGGGLSKINTPLLTPLKLSLEEWSTKPTNDSYGLFAVVMHSGITISSGHYTASVKVTDLNSLELDKENFVIDQMCEIGKPEPLNEEEARGVVENYDDEEVSIRVSGNTQPSKVLNKKNVEAIGLLGGQKSKADYELYNKASNPDKVASTAFAENRNSETNNTNGTHESDRNKESSDQTGINMSGFENKISYVVQSLKEYEGKWLLFDDSEVKVTEEKDFLNSLSPSTSPTSTPYLLFYKKL; encoded by the exons TGATCAAGTTGTTCCTGCAGCACAGTCCTCACCTGTCAActgtgagaagagagaaaacttgtTACCGTTTGTGGGACTGAATAATCTCGGCAATACTTGTTATCTTAATAGTATACTTCAG GTATTATATTTTTGTCCTGGTTTTAAATCTGGAGTGAAGcacttatttaatattatttcaagGAAGAAAGAAGCCCTAAAAGATGAAGCCAGTCAAAAAgataag GGAAATTGCAAAGAAGATTCTTCAGCAAGTTATGAACTAATATGCAGCTTACAGTCCTTGATCATTTCAGTTGAACAGCTTCAGGCTAGTTTTCTCTTAAATCCAGAGAAATATACTGATGAACTTGCTACTCAGCCAAGGCGACTACTTAACACACTCAG ggAACTCAACCCTATGTATGAAGGATATCTACAGCATGATGCACAGGAAGTATTACAGTGTATTTTGGGAAACATTCAAGAAACATGCCAACTcctaaaaaaagaagtaaaaaatgtgGCAGAGTTATCTACTAAGGtagaagaaaaacatcagaaagaGGAAATGAGTGGTAATAACAGCATGGAGATGGACAGTATGAGGCATTCTGAAGACTATAAAGAAAAATTGCCaaaagtaaatgggaaaagaaaaagtgacaCTGAATTTGGTAAcatgaagaaaaaagttaaagtCTCTAAGGAACACCAGTCTTTGGAAGAAAACCAGAGACAAACCAGATCAAAAAGAAAAGCTACAGTTGATTCATTAGATATTCCTGCTAAAATAATCCCCAAGTACATTTCTGAAAATGAGAGTGCAAGACCCTCACAAAAGAAATCAAGAGTTAAAATAAACTGGTTAAAGTCTGCAGCTAAGCAACCCAGCATTATTTCTAAATTCTGTAGTCTGGGTAAAATAACAACAAACCAAGAATCCAAAGGacaatctaaagaaaatgaatatgatCTTGAAGAGGACTTGGGGAAGTATGAGAAAGATAATATAGCTAATGGTTGTGGACTTGAATCTCCAGGGAATAATGTTATGCCTGTTAATGAAGTTAAGCCCATAAACAAAG gtGCAGAGCAAATTGGTTTTGAGCTAGTGGAGAAATTATTTCAAGGTCAGCTGGTATTAAGGACTCGTTGCTTAGAATGTGAAAGTTtaacagaaagaagagaagattTTCAAGACATCAGTGTACCAGTGCAAGAAGATGAGCTTTCCAAAGTAGAGGAGAGTTCTGAAA TTTCTCCAGagccaaaaacagaaatgaagaccctgAGATGGGCAATTTCACAGTTTGCTTCAGTGGAGAGGATTGTAGGAGAAGAtaaatatttctgtgaaaattgccatcaTTATACTGAAGCTGAACGAAGTCTTTTGTTTGACAAAATGCCTGAAGTTATAACTATTCATTTGAAGTGCTTTGCTGCTAGTGGCTTGGA GTTTGATTGTTATGGTGGTGGACTTTCCAAGATCAACACTCCTTTACTGACACCTCTTAAACTGTCACTAGAAGAATGGAGCACAAAGCCAACCAACGACAGCTATGGATTATTTGCAGTTGTGATGCATAGTGGCATTACAATTAGTAGTGGGCATTATACTGCTTCTGTTAAAGTCACTGACCTTAACAGTTTAGAACTAGATAAGGAAAATTTTGTGATTGACCAAATGTGTGAAATAGGTAAGCCAGAACCATTGAATGAGGAGGAAGCAAGGGGTGTGGTCGAAAACTATGATGATGAAGAAGTGTCGATTAGAGTCAGTGGAAATACCCAGCCAAGTAAAGTTTTgaacaaaaaaaatgtagaagCTATTGGACTTCTTGGAGGACAaaagagtaaagcagattatGAGTTATACAACAAAGCATCTAATCCTGATAAAGTTGCTAGTACAGCATTTGCTGAAAATAGAAATTCTGAGACTAACAATACTAATGGGACCCATGAATCTGATAGAAACAAGGAATCCAGTGACCAAACAGGCATTAACATGAGtggttttgaaaacaaaatttcataTGTAGTGCAAAGCTTAAAGGAGTATGAGGGGAAGTGGTTGCTTTTTGATGATTCTGAAGTGAAAGTTACTGAAGAGAAGGACTTTTTGaattctctttccccttctaCATCTCCTACATCTACTCCTTACTTGctattttataagaaattataG